From a region of the Apis cerana isolate GH-2021 linkage group LG13, AcerK_1.0, whole genome shotgun sequence genome:
- the LOC108003977 gene encoding repetitive organellar protein has product MSMLAEPGRKQKWSLNPRGKEWSEDSNKFGQKMLEKMGWTNGKGLGANEQGITEHVRVSFKNDTAGIGFKQDSINEAWTEHQDNFNDFLQKLQQNEINNAQTEENKNVLSGKSLELKSKQSRTRVHYQKFTRGKDVNKYSAKDLANIFGQKELNINNNNNKDDNSSLGVQENRNGVITINGGNMNEYFMKKGQDFSLMQNKRKKHQKNKEESEYPGFGFASELKKVQSHESNKSKEIQTDCNYVFDNPCIQLNSESISNFNNEIEFSKKRKSNNIELHLSDKVKKFKEDNINEKICTNGIVNAGLNLEYQDNEICNGKEFEVSRVQFGVTNSALDLSDEVNKKRVTFNDHVEYSTDCIKKKKNRTTLDKFEVENKKVKKKKKHDVIADNSILSGFVNEALDIAETTEEVHDNEVNERKSKKSKKRNRQSNLETIVETSEEEKACEDEVKIKHIKMKDNTLDNSIVEDISSKKKKKKKDKNKEKIEIHVENKYDEKIEKKIISEINTLEKECEIHKDQESTIKKKKKKTKDEVKSIESNIKKEENTNLKIKSEAKTLKNIEEKNIKLETIEVKNKRLKEDDGINDLNLKITKKDQKKIANKENTENTENTENMNENETNKSEKKKHKKLVNEYVDNKNFNNIEFEKKTVEQRNVIVRNTQSKTFNRTFNTSSSPWNQRTKMSKKLLISLFNKNSTVNFPGSNMHDIKGYGTDIH; this is encoded by the exons atgtctaTGCTTGCGGAACCTGgtagaaaacaaaaatggtCACTTAACCCTCGAGGAAAAGAATGGAGCGAAG ATTCGAACAAATTTGGACAGAAAATGCTAGAAAAGATGGGTTGGACAAATGGTAAAGGACTTGGAGCAAACGAACAGGGTATAACAGAACATGTTCGtgtatcgtttaaaaatgatacagcag GCATTGGATTTAAACAAGATAGTATTAATGAAGCATGGACAGAACatcaagataattttaatgattttttacaaaaacttcaacaaaatgaaattaataatgcgCAAacagaggaaaataaaaatgtattaagtGGAAAATCGTTAGAATTAAAATCCAAACAAAGTCGTACTCGTGTTca CTACCAAAAATTTACAAGGGGAAaagatgtaaataaatatagtgcAAAAGATTTAGCAAATATATTTGGTCAAAAAGaactaaatataaacaataataacaataaggaTGATAATAGTTCACTTGGTGTTCAGGAAAATAGAAATGGTGTTATAACTATAAATGGTGgtaatatgaatgaatatttcatgaaaaaaggtcaagatttttctttgatgcaaaataaacgtaaaaaaCATCAGAAGAATAAGGAAGAATCTGAATATCCTGGATTTGGATTTGCTTCTGAACTTAAAAAAGTACAATCTCATGAAAGTAATAAAAGCAAAGAAATACAAACTGATTGTAATTATGTTTTTGATAATCCttgtatacaattaaattctgaaagtatttcaaattttaataatgaaattgaattttctaaaaaaagaaaatctaataACATTGAATTACACTTAAGcgacaaagttaaaaaatttaaagaagataatataaatgagaaaatatgTACAAATGGTATTGTGAATGCTggtttaaatttagaatatcaagataatgaaatatgtaatggaaaagaatttgAGGTATCTAGAGTACAATTTGGTGTTACAAATTCAGCTTTAGATTTGAGTGATGaagtaaataagaaaagagtAACATTTAATGATCATGTAGAATATAGTACagattgtataaaaaagaaaaaaaacagaacTACATTAGATAAATTcgaagttgaaaataaaaaagttaaaaaaaagaaaaaacatgatGTTATTGctgataattcaatattatctgGTTTTGTTAATGAAGCTTTAGATATTGCAGAAACAACCGAAGAAGTACATGATAATGAAGTTAATGAacgtaaaagtaaaaaatctaaaaaacgaAATCGTCAATCAAATTTAGAAACAATAGTGGAAACGTcagaggaagaaaaagcatGCGAAGatgaagtaaaaattaaacatattaaaatgaaagataatacACTTGATAACTCTATAGTTGAAGATATTTCgagtaagaaaaagaaaaagaaaaaagataaaaataaagagaaaatagaaattcatgttgagaataaatatgatgaaaaaatagaaaaaaaaataatttcagaaataaatacaCTTGAAAAAGAATGCGAAATTCACAAAGATCAAGAAagtactattaaaaaaaaaaagaaaaaaacaaaagatgaaGTTAAAAGTATTGaatcaaacataaaaaaagaggaaaatactaatcttaaaattaaatctgaagctaaaactttgaaaaatatagaagaaaaaaacataaaattagaaaCTATAGAAGTAAAAAACAAGAGACTTAAAGAAGATGATGGTATAAATGatcttaatcttaaaataacaaagaaagatcaaaaaaaaattgctaataaagaaaatacagaaaatacagaaaatacagaaaatatgaatgaaaatgaaacaaataaatcagaaaagaagaaacataaaaaattagtaaacgaatatgtagataataaaaatttcaataatatagaatttgaaaaaaaaactgtagAACAAAGAAATGTAATAGTCAGAAATACACaatcaaaaacatttaatagaaCGTTTAATACTTCATCTAGTCCTTGGAATCAAAGAACTAAAATGtcaaaaaaactattaatatctttatttaataaaaactccACTGTGAATTTTCCAGGATCTAATATGCACGATATAAAAGGTTATGGTACCGATAtacactaa
- the LOC108003987 gene encoding probable transcriptional regulatory protein BLi02909/BL01150: protein MKYQWNTLIYNTYRNIFMETRRYAGHSKWKNIKATKEAQDGEKSTIFRSLASKMKAVIKETGNSDPTNNVKLSQLIDQAKKANMPKSTLKSILEKLQNAEKNGTTYVISVRISKEVMLILYIVTDNITQKKIQITSILKKFNAKIMDSSVLFNLFDCTSYIIAFKNCNLDQAMEDAIIANAEEVEKIKYENNECFKFRGEFLQPEKILTQLENLGYTILSIKNECIPNTRVQVLEEDAEVIRKCKEKLLAEIKEIERIEDNILVS, encoded by the exons ATGAAGTATCAATGGAAtactttgatttataatacatatagaaatatttttatggaaacgAGAAGATATGCGGGTCAtagtaaatggaaaaatattaaggcTACTAAAGAGGCCCAAGATGGTGAAAAATCAACAATATTTAGAAGCCTAGCTTCTAAAATGAAAGCTGTGATTAAAG AAACTGGCAATTCAGATCCAacgaataatgtaaaattatcacAGTTAATTGATCAAGCAAAAAAAGCTAATATGCCAAAAAGtacattaaaatcaattttagaaaaattacaaaacgcAGAGAAAAATGGTACAACTTATGTAATATCTGTTCGCATTTCAAAAGAAGTTATGCTTATTCTTTACATTGTAACTGATAATAttactcaaaaaaaaatacaaatcacttctatattaaaaaaattcaa tgcCAAAATTATGGATTCTTCCGTACTATTCAACTTGTTTGATTGTACGAGTTATATTATAGCTTTTAAAAACTGTAATTTGGATCAAGCAATGGAAGATGCAATAATAGCTAATGCAGAAgaagtagaaaaaataaaatatgaaaataatgaatgttttaag ttcaGAGGTGAATTTCTTCAGCCAGAAAAAATTCTAACTCAATTAGAAAATCTAGGATATACTAtactttcaataaaaaatgaatgtatACCAAATACTAGAGTTCAAGTATTAGAAGAAGATGCAGAAGTTATTagaaaatgtaaagaaaaacttttagcagaaataaaagaaattgaaagaatagaagataatattttggtatcttaa